The DNA window gccccTGCGCGACGTAGCCGAAGGTGGAGAGGCCCGTGGTGAGCAGCACGTCGCAGGTGCTGAGTAGGTACATCTCGCTCAGCGCCCTCATGTCGTGCGCCGCGTCCTCCGACCGCTGCCGCCCCTCGTGGCTCGGCTGGtgcacgccgccggccgccgcgccgccgagctcgtcgCGGATCCTCCCGTAGTACCACGGGCTCAGCGACGTCACCAGCACCGCCGTGTCCGACGCGTTCGTCGTCGtccctgctgctgccgctgccggcggggggaggaggagcttCTCCCTGCGGGCGCAGGAGAGGGCCTGCTCGAGCACGACCCGCGACAGCGCCGGCGTCTCGTCGTGGTACGCCCGGAGCTGCATGCCGACGAgccgcccggcgccggcgaggtgggcgCGATGGTAGGCCGTGACGGCGTGCCAGACGGCGTTGGCCGGGTGGAAGAGGTAGCGGCCGAGGTGGTGGAACACGGCGTCCTTCTCCGGGAACATCCggccgagctcgccgcggAGCGACGGCACGAGGAAGAGCCCCGGGGCGATGTAGCTGTCCATCTTCATCAGCAGCCACGGCACGCCGCGGAGGCGCCGCTGCTGTTCGTCGCAGTAGAAGAGCCAGTCATGGAAGTGGAAGCCGCCCTCGAGGTGGAGGTACACGtacggccacggcggcgacgacgacgacgacgacgacgcgttgCTCCTGAGGAGATTCCCGAGGCTCTCCTGGGATTCACCGTCGAGGTCCCGGAGACGCTGCCGGATCGGGAaccgccggccgtcgtcgtcggggagAAGCCACGTCGTGCCCGGGAACGGCTCGCAGAagagggcggcgacgtcgccgtcgtacGGCGCGACGAGGAGCGCGCGCTCGGTGAGGACGGCGTAGAGGAAGGCCGAAACGATGGCAAGCATGCGGTTGCCAAGCCCGCGGTTGTAGCCGATGGACACGACGTATCGGCagtcgccgccgtcaccggcgccatcgccggacTTGAGCCGCCGGAGCGCCTCCCTGTACGGCGCCGTGCCGGGGCCGCACCACCTCTGGAGCGCCTCGTGCTTGCGGAGCTTGGCGACGAGGTAGAGGGAAGGCTTGTGCGCTGGCTTCCTCCTGTAGTAGCCGGCGAACTCGTAGCGGCTCCGGCATGACCGCCGGCTGAAcgcggcggagaggaggccgTCGAGGAGCTGCTCGTCGGTGAGGTTCCACGTCGGCCGTGCGTCCTCTGAACCTGATTAAATTAATCGCCACAAAGTCCAGAACCGTTCGGCGTAAGTTTGAATGAAATTCATTATACTTTTTAAACCGAACCTTTACTTTTTTTGATTTTACAGTTTTCTATGCTAGTTAAACACGTAGGCTCTTAATTAACGTTATACCCTCACGCATTTAGCAGAGTTTCGATTCGTTCGTTATTGTATTCTCGTTTTCATTGAGATTAGTCCCAAATGTGAGATTAGTTTCATATGAAGTGTTTAGATAGGTTTGAGCTATCTTATATACCTagtttatcataaaaatagtatttcagcgttgtctttttttacataaaacaaGAATAAAAGTGTAAGCGGACTATTATGTGCATATATCATTAAGCTTATTAGTGGACTTTAAAAAgaattgttattagatgaaaagttatagatctcgTCGAGCGCAGTAAAAATACTTTACATCATGTCTTTCTCAAAGGTCATTTGGAAAAGCTAAtgttcattttaaaaatatatgatatgagAACTTGTAACAAATATTTGAGCCACTgaacaaatatcaaataaagtaGTTGTCATGATGGCATCTATGAAGTTATAAATATCGTCGATCTCTAATTTTGATTTACAATCCGCATTCATCCCTAGTTCATATGAAAAGACACTTTGAATATTTGTGTGATCTCTATCTATGGAGACGTCTCTAGAAAAGACAACTGACTTTTTACCTGTAGACACGGTTATTTAAGCTAACTATCtaagagtagatttttaaagCTGGTTGGTTTAAACATCCATCCATGAGATGAATTTTCAGATGAAACGACACACCGTATATGAAGGTGATCAATTTAAACAAGcctatctaaaaatttaattttagtatTATTTTGTGATCATGCATTTTTTATTAGACGATCATGATACCAAAGGGTACACACATCATATTAGACATAGGagtaaataaaagagaaaaacaaaaataaagattgTATAAACGAAAACAATTAACTACTCCAGTTCGGTTCTTAGTGATTATATTCGTTGTTTTTTCTTCGATaagtttaactatttatcttataaataaaaaatatgtaatggttgtctttttctattaaaattacTTACCAGACATGTAACTAATAGttaaatcatttatttatatattgggACCTTAAACTGGATCTGTTCTATATGCTGGTACCGTTGCATCCTTCAGCACAACGAGTCAACGAGTCAAGCACTCAAGCCTAGTTGATGAGACGTGGCCTCTGGCCAGAGCGTGATTAACGGCCAGGATGCTCTAATCACGGAGCCATCCGACGGCTGTAGAGGATCGTTCCTGCCTCGGTGCAGGGGTGGCTCAGAGGTTCTCTCATGATCCCCgtaattttgttgtttgtttACAAGAACTTGCCGTGAACTATGAGATCGTgtgtttaaattatttatttattgtaatttattttattattaaaagtgctaatttttttttctgtacaaCTATAAAAAGTGGTGACGACGGGTGGTAAATCCGCCACTCATCCACCACTAACTTcgtcatatttattttaaaaataaccatGTAATGCATATGTTAATCACTTTAATTAACTTTGTTTTgtcgaaagaaaaaaaatgacccTAGGATCAATATGACGATGAAGTAATAgtatatgtgaaaaataatAGTATAACATGTTAACGATAATGTTCTTTAATAAAATTCTATCACAGTCAATATGcttcttatataaaatttttaaataaaccgAATGACGTTGaacatttctttaaaaatcaaaatcaaagtggttgtctttttaattaatacaaGATGGAATAAGATATAGAGCGCTGGAATTAAGAAATGTTTACActaacagattaattaaccATCGTCTCACATGTGCACTGGAAAGAGCTACCAATGTAGTTATCAGATCTTCAAACTTAATTAACCGGTCGTTAAGTTCTACTCTAAGCTAGCCAGTGGgcgatatgcatgcatgcccagCCACCAAACCAAACACCGTATAGCCGCCGGGGTCAGGTCAGCTCTTCCGGCGAAACCGCACCAAGATTTGCTTTTCTCCGAGCACCAATTACTTGACTCTGCATTGTCTCGTCCTATCGCACGCGACTACCCTTTGTTATCAAGTCAGGATCGATCACCGTGTCAACTTTTAAATGGTGCGCACTTTGTTTCTAGAATAGATTGGCTGTTAACTTTTTGAATTGAATGAGATGTTTGAttattggttttatttttaaaatcggTAAGagaatagttaaattttttgtagtttgtttatgcttaaaacatttttaactaCATATTATAGAAGCTGAAATTTATAGAGACAACTGCGGCCGTGTTCGGCCATACATACTGGTAACTCATATTAGCTCTTTTTCTATACGCACACTTATCATAccgctaaacggtatattttttaaaaagtattacataaagttgttttaaaaattcagattaatttatttttctaatttttttatactaaataattaattaatcatatactaatataatatactaatatgttACCACGCCGTTTAACAAACTGTCTGCCCAGACAGGGCCTACGAGGCTTTCCTAAGACCTAAATAACCTTAAAGGAAAAAATTAGGAAGATAAAATCGAGCTAAACAAACAAAGAGCACAAACATCAATCACTAACCCAGATGATGAAACAAATCGACGTACTTACCTCGTGTGGCAGCGGTGAACAAGGAAGACGGCATCTCGTCAGTGTCACCGCCCCAGCCACAGACGTaggagacgacggcgacggcgccgatcagcacggccgccgccatcacaACCCAGCTCCTCGCCGCGCAACCGCaaccccaccgccgccgccgccgcctcaccaccgccgccgcttccgtCAATAACGAgaacgacgccgccgccggtgagtcgtcgtcgcggcactgctcgccgccgtcgacgtcgtccgCCATAGCTTCGCCGCGTACGGCACCcatgctcgatcgatcgctagCTCGTACGCACGTAGGTAGGTCTGCTCCGATCCGTACTACCGTACTAGCAACAGTACGGCCTGCTCTGGTAGCTATAAGCTATATAttggtgtatatataaaagggtGAGCTTGCCATCTTGCTGTTGGTGGTGTAGGGTCCGGTTCAGCTGTAGTTGTTATAACAACCGTAACTTTGACAATTACATCTATTGTCCATAGAtataaattgaataaattGAATGACTCAAATCAAT is part of the Oryza brachyantha chromosome 2, ObraRS2, whole genome shotgun sequence genome and encodes:
- the LOC102711231 gene encoding galactoside 2-alpha-L-fucosyltransferase-like translates to MAAAVLIGAVAVVSYVCGWGGDTDEMPSSLFTAATRGSEDARPTWNLTDEQLLDGLLSAAFSRRSCRSRYEFAGYYRRKPAHKPSLYLVAKLRKHEALQRWCGPGTAPYREALRRLKSGDGAGDGGDCRYVVSIGYNRGLGNRMLAIVSAFLYAVLTERALLVAPYDGDVAALFCEPFPGTTWLLPDDDGRRFPIRQRLRDLDGESQESLGNLLRSNASSSSSSSPPWPYVYLHLEGGFHFHDWLFYCDEQQRRLRGVPWLLMKMDSYIAPGLFLVPSLRGELGRMFPEKDAVFHHLGRYLFHPANAVWHAVTAYHRAHLAGAGRLVGMQLRAYHDETPALSRVVLEQALSCARREKLLLPPPAAAAAGTTTNASDTAVLVTSLSPWYYGRIRDELGGAAAGGVHQPSHEGRQRSEDAAHDMRALSEMYLLSTCDVLLTTGLSTFGYVAQGLAGVRPWLMPRRPPWEEPDAEVPEPPCARAASPEPCFHAPSYYDCAARKNYSDIGKVVPFVQRCEDASWWIKLANGSRQW